In Falco cherrug isolate bFalChe1 chromosome 5, bFalChe1.pri, whole genome shotgun sequence, one DNA window encodes the following:
- the CYTH2 gene encoding cytohesin-2 translates to MEDGVYVPPDLTVEERLELESIRRRKQELLGEIQRLREELSEAMSEVEGLEANEGSKTLQRNRKMGMGRKKFNMDPKKGIQFLVENELLRHTAEDIARFLYKGEGLNKTAIGDYLGEREEFNIGVLHAFVDLHEFTDLNLVQALRQFLWSFRLPGEAQKIDRMMEAFAQRYCLCNPGVFQCTDTCYVLSFAVIMLNTSLHNPNVRDKPSAERFVAMNRSINDGGDLPEELLRNLYESIRSEPFKIPEDDGNDLTHTFFNPDREGWLLKLGGRVKTWKRRWFILTDNCLYYFEYTTDKEPRGIIPLENLSIREVEDPRKPHCFELYIPNNKGQLIKACKTEADGRVVEGNHVVYRISAPTRDQKDEWIKSIQAAVSVDPFYEMLAARKKRISVKKKQEQP, encoded by the exons ATGGAGGACGGAGTCTATG tgccccctgACCTGACGGTGGAGGAGCGGCTGGAGCTGGAGAGCATCCGGCGGCgcaagcaggagctgctgggggagaTCCAGCGGCTGCGGGAGGAGCTGAGTGAGGCCATGAGTGAGGTCGAGGGGCTGGAGGCCAACGAGGGCAG CAAAACCCTCCAGAGGAACCGAAAGATGGGGATGGGCCGCAAGAAATTCAACATGGACCCCAAAAAG GGGATCCAGTTCCTGGTGGAGAACGAGCTGCTGCGGCACACGGCCGAGGACATCGCCCGCTTCCTCTACAAGGGCGAGGGGCTCAACAAGACTGCCATCGGCGACTACCTGGGCGAGAG GGAAGAGTTCAATATTGGGGTGCTGCATGCCTTTGTGGACCTCCACGAGTTCACAGACCTTAACCTGGTGCAGGCGCTGAG gcaGTTCCTGTGGAGCTTCCGGCTGCCGGGGGAGGCGCAGAAGATCGATCGGATGATGGAGGCCTTTGCCCAGCGCTACTGCCTCTGCAACCCTGGCGTCTTCCAGTGCACGG acACCTGCTACGTGCTCTCCTTCGCCGTCATCATGCTCAACACCAGCCTGCACAACCCCAACGTGCGGGACAAGCCTTCGGCCGAGCGCTTCGTCGCCATGAACCGCAGCATCAATGACGGCGGCGACCTGCCGGAGGAGCTGCTGCGG AACCTGTACGAGAGCATCCGCAGCGAGCCCTTCAAGATCCCTGAGGATGACGGCAATGACCTGACCCACACCTTTTTCAACCCCGACCGCGAGGGCTGGCTGCTCAAACTGG GTGGGAGGGTGAAGACGTGGAAGCGGCGCTGGTTCATCCTCACCGACAACTGTCTCTACTACTTCGAGTACACTACG gaCAAGGAGCCGCGGGGCATCATCCCCCTGGAGAACCTGAGCATCCGTGAGGTGGAGGACCCCCGCAAGCCG cactgcttcGAGCTCTACATCCCCAACAACAAGGGGCAGCTGATCAAGGCGTGCAAGACGGAGGCAGACGGGCGGGTGGTGGAGGGGAACCATGTTGTCTACCGCATCTCTGCCCCCACCCGCGACCAGAAGGACGAGTGGATCAAATCCATCCA ggcagcGGTTAGCGTCGACCCCTTCTATGAGATGCTGGCTGCCCGCAAGAAGCgtatttcagtgaagaagaagcaggagcagccctga
- the CACNG8 gene encoding LOW QUALITY PROTEIN: voltage-dependent calcium channel gamma-8 subunit (The sequence of the model RefSeq protein was modified relative to this genomic sequence to represent the inferred CDS: inserted 2 bases in 1 codon), which translates to MGRGVVWCEKGVQVLLTMVGAFAAFGLMTIAIGTDYWLYARAFICNTSNVSGEDATHRDRRDPGGLTHSGLWRICCLEGLKRGLCLKINHFPEDMEYDHDSAEYLLRVVRASSIFPILSAVLLLLGGVCVAASRLRRARTSLVLGAGILFVAAGLSNIIGVIVYISANAGDPGTKRDEDKKSHYSYGWSFYFGGLSFILAEAIGVLAVNLYIERHRKARXGVLRGGRDHPHLPRPPASPPGPRPRPRRRSRSSSRSSEPGRSRDASPPPPPPLPPPGKSGGGAPPADISMYTLSREGPPGPPPPGTPGPPFLQLHNAFGKDPPGGPPDSASGTSTLNRKTTPV; encoded by the exons atggggaggggggtggtCTGGTGCGAGAAGGGGGTGCAGGTGCTGCTCACCATGGTGGGCGCCTTCGCCGCCTTTGGCCTCATGACCATCGCCATCGGCACGGACTACTGGCTCTACGCACGCGCCTTCATCTGCAACACCAGCAATGTCTCCGGCGAGGACGCCACGCACCGTGACCGGCGTGACCCTGGTGGGCTCACCCACTCAGGGCTCTGGCGCATCTGCTGCCTCGAAG GCCTGAAGCGGGGGCTGTGCCTGAAGatcaaccacttccctgaggaCATGGAGTACGACCACGACAGTGCCGAGTACCTGCTCC GGGTGGTCCGGGCCTCCAGCATCTTCCCAATCCTGAGCGccgtcctgctgctgctggggggggtcTGTGTTGCTGCCAGCCGCCTGCGCCGCGCCCGCACCAGCCTCGTCCTGGGGGCCGGCATCCTCTTCGTCGCTGCCG GCCTCAGCAACATCATTGGGGTGATTGTCTACATCTCGGCCAACGCGGGGGACCCGGGGACGAAGCGGGACGAGGACAAGAAGAGCCACTACTCCTACGGCTGGTCCTTCTACTTCGGGGGGCTCTCCTTCATCCTGGCCGAGGCCATTGGGGTCCTGGCTGTCAACCTCTACATTGAGCGCCATCGCAAAGCCCG GGGGGTCCTGCGGGGGGGCCGGgaccacccccacctcccccgcccccccgcgtCCCCCCCCGgtccccgcccccgcccccgccgccgttCCCGCTCCAGTTCTCGGTCCAGCGAACCAGGGCGCTCACGGGatgcttcccctccccccccgccgcccctccctccccctggGAAATCCGGGGGGGGCGCCCCCCCAGCTGATATCTCTATGTATACCCTCTCCCGGGAGGGACCCCCTGGGCCGCCGCCCCCTGGCACCCCTGGACCCCCCTTTTTGCAGTTGCATAATGCCTTTGGGAAGGACCCCCCCGGGGGCCCCCCCGACAGCGCCTCGGGGACCAGCACCCTCAACCGCAAGACCACCCCCGTCTAG
- the LOC129736177 gene encoding uncharacterized protein LOC129736177, translated as MASDGQDAAQLPSHMATMATMARQPPSPDIGDNDRQAMGWWPPPLATTAGYGQEEPQWPPFLLPPRPLMVRTNLGAHLLLPPRPLMVRRNLGGHLLMPPWPMMGQDMTQQPSPATHGQCGLVAISCHPWPTPGRMWLGHHLSCIPTDPWVLGDLQERTWRAMGDVVPLDNPHKALHCFQAPHVGGLPLTFELCPLPPAWLVHGGVSPSCGCHRPLAQTGGGLDAWVLAGAGRVGIAFGGAGKGAGRRPGFPSVGKGRTPPNFCGNKWLQYVASPPPRKKKGGGGLGGDGLKTPKVGAVAGSR; from the coding sequence ATGGCCAGTGATGGCCAGGATGCAGCTCAGCTGCCATCTCACATGGCCACCATGGCCACCATGGCTCGGCAGCCACCTTCTCCTGACATTGGAGACAATGACAGACAGGCGATGGGTTGGTGGCCACCTCCTCTTGCCACCACGGCGGGTTATGGCCAGGAGGAACCTCAGTGGCCACCTTTTCTCTTGCCACCACGGCCACTGATGGTCAGGACGAACCTTGGTGCCCATCTCCTCTTGCCACCACGGCCACTGATGGTCAGGAGGAACCTCGGTGGCCACCTTCTCATGCCACCGTGGCCAATGATGGGACAGGACATGACCCAGCAGCCATCTCCTGCCACCCATGGCCAATGTGGCCTGGTGGCCATCTCCTGCCACCCGTGGCCCACACCGGGCAGGATGTGGCTCGGCCACCACCTTTCCTGCATCCCCACTgacccctgggtgctgggggacctCCAGGAGAGGACATGGAGAGCAATGGGGGATGTGGTGCCCCTAGACAACCCCCACAAGGCTCTCCACTGCTTTCAAGCCCCCCATGTAGGGGGTCTTCCCCTGACCTTTGAACTCTGCCCTCTGCCCCCCGCGTGGCTGGTCCACGGTGGGGTCAGCCCCTCCTGTGGCTGCCATCGCCCATTAGCACAAACTGGGGGGGGCCTGGATGCCTGGGTCCTTGCAGGGGCGGGGAGGGTGGGTATAGCTtttgggggggcagggaagggggcggggcggaggcCTGGGTTCCCCagtgtggggaaggggaggaccCCCCCCAATTTCTGTGGCAATAAATGGCTTCAATATgtagcttccccccccccccgaaaaaaaaaggggggggggggtctggggggggaTGGGCTAAAGACCCCCAAAGTGGGGGCAGTGGCAGGGTCCCGGTGA